A stretch of the Streptomyces venezuelae genome encodes the following:
- a CDS encoding TetR/AcrR family transcriptional regulator has protein sequence MENTPGLRETKKLRTRRHLAATALELFLERGFEAVSVADVAAAAEVSKPTLFRYFPTKEDLVLDRFADHQDEAARIVRARPEGVTPVRALHRHFLEALGNRDPITGLNDVPDVIAFQRLVYSSPGLAARIAHYTDREVELLAEVLEAEYGDPFAARLAACHLVTTRQELGRQNWRRIAVGRSADECHPEAVADADRAFGMLAEGL, from the coding sequence ATGGAGAACACACCCGGCCTGCGGGAGACCAAGAAGCTGCGCACCCGCCGGCATCTGGCAGCCACCGCGCTCGAGCTCTTCCTCGAGCGCGGCTTCGAGGCCGTCTCGGTGGCGGACGTCGCCGCCGCGGCGGAGGTCTCCAAGCCGACCCTCTTCCGCTACTTCCCCACCAAGGAGGACCTGGTCCTGGACCGGTTCGCCGACCACCAGGACGAAGCCGCCCGGATCGTCCGGGCCCGCCCCGAGGGCGTCACCCCCGTCCGCGCCCTGCACCGGCACTTCCTCGAAGCCCTCGGCAACCGCGATCCGATCACCGGTCTGAACGACGTTCCCGACGTCATCGCCTTCCAGCGCCTCGTCTACTCCTCGCCGGGCCTGGCCGCCCGCATCGCGCACTACACCGATCGCGAGGTCGAACTCCTCGCCGAGGTCCTGGAAGCCGAGTACGGAGACCCGTTCGCCGCCCGGCTCGCGGCCTGCCACCTGGTGACGACCCGGCAGGAGCTCGGCCGGCAGAACTGGCGCCGGATAGCCGTCGGCCGCAGCGCCGACGAGTGCCACCCCGAGGCGGTCGCCGATGCCGACCGGGCCTTCGGGATGCTCGCCGAGGGGCTCTGA
- a CDS encoding FAD-dependent monooxygenase, producing MTDVLIVGAGPTGLTLGCELARRGIGVRIVDQRGAPHGESRGKTLNADGLAVLEDLGVAARIEAIGHPDLVFRKYFDGVHIADTVVEGTLFIGQWQIEQVLRERLAGLGVVVEYDARVTAVTQDEDGVTAAFAAGRPVRARHLAGCDGGGSSVRRLLGIGFEGHTDGERAMVVGDVRAPGLDREVWHQWFTSDGEAMMLCPIPRTDIFQLQASPERDTEGRPLPPSAAGFQRLFERHARMPGIRPADPSWLSTWRVNVRMAERMRRGRAFLAGDAAHVHPIAGGLGMNTGIQDAAALARALGGETDLEEYEAARLPAAARLLADSTGRMERVLEAVRTPGIGTEAGLG from the coding sequence ATGACGGACGTTCTGATCGTGGGCGCGGGTCCGACCGGCCTGACGCTCGGCTGCGAGCTGGCCCGGCGCGGCATCGGGGTGCGGATCGTCGACCAACGGGGCGCACCGCACGGGGAGTCGCGCGGCAAGACGCTCAACGCCGACGGACTGGCGGTGCTCGAGGACTTGGGCGTCGCGGCGCGCATCGAGGCCATCGGCCATCCGGACCTGGTCTTCCGCAAGTACTTCGACGGGGTGCATATCGCCGACACGGTGGTCGAGGGCACCCTGTTCATCGGCCAGTGGCAGATCGAGCAGGTGCTGCGCGAGCGGCTGGCCGGACTGGGCGTGGTGGTCGAGTACGACGCTCGGGTCACCGCGGTCACCCAGGACGAGGACGGGGTGACCGCGGCCTTCGCCGCCGGCCGGCCGGTGCGCGCCCGCCACCTGGCCGGCTGCGACGGCGGAGGCAGTTCGGTCCGCCGGCTGCTCGGGATCGGCTTCGAAGGGCACACCGACGGGGAACGGGCCATGGTGGTCGGCGATGTCCGGGCGCCGGGTCTGGACCGCGAGGTCTGGCACCAGTGGTTCACCTCGGACGGAGAGGCGATGATGCTCTGCCCGATCCCTCGGACGGACATCTTCCAGTTGCAGGCCTCACCGGAACGCGACACGGAGGGGCGCCCGTTGCCGCCCTCGGCGGCGGGATTCCAGCGCCTGTTCGAGCGGCATGCGCGGATGCCCGGCATCCGGCCGGCCGATCCGTCCTGGCTTTCGACCTGGCGGGTCAATGTCCGGATGGCCGAACGGATGCGCCGGGGGCGGGCCTTCCTGGCCGGCGATGCGGCACATGTCCATCCGATAGCGGGGGGCCTCGGCATGAACACCGGCATCCAGGACGCCGCGGCCCTGGCCCGTGCCTTGGGCGGGGAGACCGACCTCGAGGAGTACGAGGCGGCCCGGCTCCCGGCCGCCGCCCGGCTGCTGGCCGACAGCACCGGCCGGATGGAGCGGGTCCTGGAGGCGGTTCGCACCCCTGGCATCGGGACGGAGGCGGGGCTGGGATGA